The following coding sequences are from one Ornithorhynchus anatinus isolate Pmale09 chromosome 11, mOrnAna1.pri.v4, whole genome shotgun sequence window:
- the FMC1 gene encoding protein FMC1 homolog: MAGLGSPARTLRGLLRELRLAGARNDTAYRDTAAYRYLLHAFRAHRVTGEKLCRAQHELHFDAATYLCLLRSVREHVALHREFHGRGERSVTESAGMVGLQLPRQPGGKGWEP, encoded by the exons ATGGCGGGCCTGGGGTCCCCGGCGCGGACCCTGCGCGGCCTCCTGCGGGAGCTGCGCCTGGCCGGGGCTCGCAACGACACCGCCTATCGCGATACGGCGGCCTATCGCTACCTCCTCCACGCCTTCCGGGCACACCGG GTCACCGGCGAGAAGCTGTGCCGAGCCCAGCACGAACTGCACTTCGACGCGGCCACCTACCTCTGCCTCCTCCGTAGCGTGCGGGAGCACGTGGCCCTGCACCGGGAGTTCCACGGGCGAGGGGAGCGCTCCGTCACCGAGTCCGCCGGCATGGTGGGGCTGCAGCTGCCCCGCCAGCCcggagggaagggctgggagcCCTAG